The Lactuca sativa cultivar Salinas chromosome 2, Lsat_Salinas_v11, whole genome shotgun sequence genome includes the window AAGTAGAGTTTATTATGcatttttcaaaataatcaattacACACCGTATGGACTGGTGTCCAGCGCTCACTTGCAAGCTCATAGCCATGAGGATCGTCTCCAGGGGGATGAAGGATTGATATACAGACTTTTCCATCCGAGTAAACTGGACAAAACCAAACAAAGAAAGAGACATCTTTCTTGTAAGAAATAAGGTTTTGGGTGAAACAAACAAAGCAAAAGAGAACAATTAATACTAACCATTCGGATGCCAAATCTCGGAGGTAAATCTCATTGTTGGAGGGCTATTTGGATAATTTTGTGGAAATGTCATTATAGCGTTGAAGAAACCCTCCGCACTACAAAACACATCCACAAATCAGAATTGAGAAATAAATAAAttgtaacataacatattaacTTCTAAGCCTTATATAGAACAAtatgataatcatataacatcttAAACCCTAAAACCTCAAGATGGcaacataaataaaacaactAATAATCAAGTACAAAAATTTGACCACGAATTACTGagaaacataacaacattaaTTTTACAGAATTTAAGGTTACAATTAccacttgaaaaaaaaaaaaaaaaaaaaaaacgatcttCTAATATCTAATGACAAAGCAGAGATACAGAAACTGACTATAATGTATCAGGTGGCCCAATAATCGTGACGCTCCATTCGAAAATATTGCTTTCGTCAACAAGACCGGCCCAGAATCCGTCAATAGGATTTTTACAAAGATctgtaaaaaaacaaaatacgGATCATCATCAAATAATTTAAAACTATAAATGATGTGTTATTAAGTAGTTAAAACAATCAAGAATATCATATCAAATGGAAAACTTAGAACTAAAAAAAGTAAGACCTTTGAGCTGTTTCTGAAGAAGGAGACTAGCCTGAGATGGAGATGTCATAGCTGCGATGCGAGACAGAAGGTTCTAGACAAAAGGGTAGAAGGGGGAAGGGATTAGTGTCAGTCCATTCGATTGATACGTAAACAGGGGAAGATTATAAAGTGGTTGTTATATAAGCCGATTCCGAATTACGCGATAACGAAACAAACTTATTGAAATTTTATAagaaatgattatatgattatcaTGATCTTTATTATGTTAAACATAATTGGTTATCTTTATCgtattaatttttcaaaaatcatTACCTTAAATTGACTCATATAAaactttttaataaaattatattatttttttttttaattaataaaataaaatacaaacattaaaaagtaaaataaaataaatacgtATATTTTATTAAACATTGTCCTTAGTTATTTAAAGAGTTGATCATGTTCAGATATCAAACATTGCCCTAAGTTATTTAAAGAGTTGATCATGTTTAGATAACTTgtgatataattttaaaatacccaCTTTTAATCATTTACAATCTTTATTATATATTTACCTTTCCTTTTCATTCAAATCTCGTTAAAAATCATATAACTAAGATTTCATACACGGattaaaatatattattctcCAAAATATACATTTTAGTTATTTGTAAAAACAATCGTTAcgtttttgcttttttttttcgtTCAGTTTTTATTAAAAAGCACGACATTGATTATTAATGAACTAAATTCGGGAATgttatttattatataattttaatttaattttaatttctaTGAGACTTGTTTTCAAGTGTTTAATTTTTGAATCTCAAAACTAAATTCTTAATAGGAAAAATGATTAAAACGGTAACTAGATGTGTGGCCGCACAGAGCAACGACGATAAATAGTTTTTTTGGCGAATAGTTTTCTTAcgggaaaattaattattatattttgttattaattattatataacTAGGAGAAGCTCTGCACTTTAGTGCGGGCAAGGGAGGTTAGTGTACGTATGGAATAATGTTTACCAACACAaccattttataatttttataaagaaaatttgCATACATACCTTCAAAGTTGGAAGTTATAAAGTGTAGGGACCAGAATAGGCAAATCTCAAAAATATGGGGCCAACATACCAATTTAGTAAAGAGTACGGACCAGAAGTGgcaaattttgaaaatatggtGTCAAATTTCTGAAACAACAATACTATACTGTTCCTCAATGTTATGGGAATTAATAGTATGTATAATAAGAAAAATTaccatttttaattaaaatatttatgtttagaatttatatttatattgtatgtttatatatttgatgtaaattaattattatcTGCATCTAGTTTAAGAAATGTAATTTGCATCTAGTTTAAGAAATGTAATTAACTTATAttgataaattttatattttaaaattgttattttggtccaaattaatttttaattacttTCCTTAATTCAAGTCTTCAAAATTTTGCTAAGTATTAATGGTTTTGTTATTCATAATTAATTTGTACAAAAAGTTTTGTatcttgtacctctt containing:
- the LOC111912195 gene encoding ubiquitin-conjugating enzyme E2 7, with translation MTSPSQASLLLQKQLKDLCKNPIDGFWAGLVDESNIFEWSVTIIGPPDTLYAEGFFNAIMTFPQNYPNSPPTMRFTSEIWHPNVYSDGKVCISILHPPGDDPHGYELASERWTPVHTVESIVLSIISMLSSPNDESPANVEAAKEWREQRDEFRKKVGRCVRKSQELL